A region from the Triticum urartu cultivar G1812 chromosome 1, Tu2.1, whole genome shotgun sequence genome encodes:
- the LOC125533742 gene encoding cyclin-dependent protein kinase inhibitor SMR1-like — protein sequence MSASPEFYKPAPAFSPCRSPLAPRGDVAAGAAGGAGGADQQAGAWEEQCCRTPTGAGSELKQASATCPPAPRKPRAPAAPCRKRLFEVEVFSLRLEELERLFWRPHAPPPPPEKKAKLKRRRVAPPSASPSPGPSKS from the coding sequence ATGTCGGCGTCGCCCGAGTTCTACAAGCCGGCGCCGGCCTTCTCCCCGTGCCGCTCGCCGCTTGCCCCGCGCGGAGACGTCGCCGCAGGAGCGGCCGGCGGAGCAGGAGGAGCGGACCAGCAGGCAGGCGCGTGGGAGGAGCAGTGCTGCCGGACGCCGACAGGCGCCGGGAGCGAGCTGAAGCAGGCGTCCGCGACGTGCCCGCCGGCGCCGAGGAAGCCGCGGGCGCCGGCCGCGCCGTGCCGGAAGCGGCTGTTTGAGGTGGAGGTGTTCAGCCTGCGGCTGGAGGAGCTGGAGCGCCTCTTCTGGCgcccgcacgcgccgccgccgccgcccgagaaGAAGGCCAAGCTCAAGCGCCGCAGGGTGGCGCCGCCGagcgcctcgccgtcgccggggCCCAGCAAGAGCTAG